Within Sorangiineae bacterium MSr11367, the genomic segment GATCGAGGCCGTGTTGCGGTCGCACCCTTCCGTTCGCGATTGCGTGCTCGTCGCCCACGAGCACGCTCCAGGAGACGTGCGGCTAGTCGCCTACGTCGCTCAAGCATCGGGCCAGCATCTGCCCCAATCGGGCGACGTGGGGTAGCTTGAGAAGAGAAGTATGATCGCCTTCGATCGCCTGGACCGATAGCGAGTCGGAAAGCCATCGTCGCCAGCCCCGGTCGACGGAGACGGCTTCACCGGTCGCGCGTGCCGCGAAGAGCACCGTGGGGATCGAGCTCGCGCGTGGGGTGTAGCGGTGTTGCGCTTCGATCAGCTGTTTGAAGCGCGCATAGAGGCGCTCGACCTGATCCATGTCGGAAGCTTGCAGTTCGTGCCAGGGGATGCCCAACGTCGTGCCGAACTCGGCCCGGAGCTCGAACTCGTCGGCGTCTTCGCGCGCAAGGTGGGATTCTCCGCTGGGGGCGAAGGAGTCGAGCAAAACCAAGAGCGCCACCCGCTCGCCGCTCGCCTCGAGCTGCCGCGCCATTTCGAACGCCATCACACCGCCCAGCGACCAGCCACCCAGAACGTAGGGCCCCCGGGGCTGAACGCCGCGGATCGCGCGCACGTACTCTTCGGCCATGCTCTCGATCGTGGTCGCAGAGAGGGTCGTGCCAGGCTCCGGAGCATTCAGCCCGTAGAACGGCGTTCCACCGCCCAGGTGCCGCGCCAAGTGCAAATACACGGACGCACTGCCACCCGCGCCATGGACGAAGAACAGCGGCCTTCGAGCCGGTGCCCCCGCAACGAGGCGCACCAGGGTGGGACCCAAAGGGGCCTCCTGTGGCTGCTCGATCGCGCGCGCCAAGGTGCTCACGGTCGGATTTTCGAACAGTGCTCGCACGGGCAGATCCACCGAGAATGCTGCGCGCACTTTGGACACGAGCCGGGGCACCAGCAGCGAGTGACCACCGAGCTCAAAGAAATCGTCGTCTCGACCCACGCGCGGGATGCCAAGGACTTCCGCCCACATCTCCGCGAGCGCCCGTTCGTGGTCCGAGCGAGGCGGCTCGTACGCTGCGCGCGCCGTGACTTCGGGCGCGGGGAGCGCTTTGCGATGAAGCTTTCCATTGGTGGTGAGGGGGAGCGCATCCAAAAAGACGAAGGCGCTTGGGATCATGTACTCCGGGAGACGGGTGGCCAGCGCTTGGCGAAGATCGTCCCGTGACATGGGGTCGCGACCCACGACGTAGGCAACGAGGCGCTTGTCGCCGGGCCGGTCTTCGCGGGCGAGGACCGCGCACTCCTTCACGCCCGGAAGTGCCAGAAGATTCGCCTCGATCTCACCGAGCTCGATGCGGAAGCCACGAAGCTTGATCTGGTGATCGAGGCGGCCGAGAAACTCGAGATGCCCATCCGCCCGACGCCGCACGAGATCGCGCGTTCGATAGAGACGCTCGCCCTTCCCGAACGGGTGGGGAACGAAGGCCTCGGCGGTGAGATCGGGTCGTCCGAGATAACCGCGAGCCAATTGCGGGCCACCGATGAAGAGTTCTCCAACGACACCCGTGGGTACCGGTTCGAAGCGTGCATCGAGGACGAAGAGCTGCGTATTGGGGGTCGGCTCTCCAATGGGGACGGTGGCGGACGTTGGAAGTTCGGCCGGCACTTCATAGATGCAACAACCGACGGCCGCTTCCGTGGGGCCGTATTCGTTGATGATGCGAAGGGCCGGTGCATGCGCACGCCAGAACGCGAGGCTCTCGGTGGAGAGTGACTCGCCGCCCACCACGAAGGTTCGCGCGAGCGAGGCCGAAGGGGACGTGCGCAGAGGTTCGACCAGCGCTTGCAGATGCGCCGGCGTCAGCTTCACCAGCGAGAAGCCCTCGTTCGTCGCCAGGGCGCTCGAGAGCTCGTCCACGTCCGCCGACTCCGGAAGGAGCACGACCCGCTGCCCGTTGAGGAGAGGGCCGAACAAGCTCGTCACGGTCAGATCGAATCCCAAAGGCGAATGCACCGGGGCTCCCCCGGAGCCCGCGTCGTAGCGCTCCGTGCTCCACGCGAGGTAGTGGAGCAACGCGCCGTGGCTGAGCATCACGCCTTTCGGGTTCCCGGTGGAGCCCGACGTGTAGATCACGTACGCAAGCGCAGCGCCCGGGATCGGGTGTGCGAGATTCGCGGTGCTCTCGTCGAAGGTATCTTCGGCATCCAGAACGATTCGGGTGCCCGCATAGCTCGCGACCTTGTCGACGAGCTTCCGCTGGGTCAGAAGCACCGGCGCTCGCGTATCTTCGAGCATGAACGCGAGACGCGGCTCGGGATGATGGGCGTCCAGAGGAACGTAGGCGCCTCCCGCCTTCAGCACAGCTAGAACGGCGATCACCATCGCGGGGGAGCGCTCGAGGTAGAGGCCCACGGGAACGTCGAGACCGACGCCGAGCTTCCGTAGGCGATGGGCGAGCTGGTTGGCGCGCGCGTTGAGCATGGCGTACGAGAGTGTCGTCGGGCTGAAGGTCACGGCCGGGGCCTCGGGGTGTTTCGCGACGCCCTTCTCGAACCAATCGACGATGGTGCGATGCCCGGGGACATCGAGGAGGGGAGCGCCATGGGCGGAGCGCAGCCAATGCGCTCGCTCGTCATCGTCCAGGAGCGTGATGCTCACGACGGGAGCATCCGGCGCGCGGGTGAGGCTTTCGAGCAGCCGCTGGAAATGCTTCGCCATGCGCTCGATGGTCGCCGCGTCGAAAAGAGACGTAGCATATTCGAAGTTCGCTTCCAGACCTCGGTCACTCTCGTGGATCATCAACGTGAGGTCGAACTTCGCGACGGAACTCTCGAGTGAAAGTGAGGTGAGCTCGAGATCGGTCTGGCGGATCTCGATGGGGGGCGTGTTCTGCAGCACGAACATGACTTGAAAGATGGGAGTACGGCTGGGATCGCGGGAGGGGTGGAGTTCCTCGACGAGCTTTTCGAAGGGGAGGTGCTGGTGCTCGTACGCGGAGAGAGCAGAGGAACGAACTTGAGCGAGGAGGGCGCGAAAGGAGATGGAAGGGAGGATGCGAGCGCGTAGGACGAGGGTGTTGACGAAGAAGCCGACGAGGCCTTCGGTCTCGGTGTGGGTGCGACCGGAGATGGGGGAGCCGACGCAGATGTCGCTCTGTCCAGAGTACTTGGCGAGCAAGAGCTGGAAGGCGGCCAAGAGGAGCATGAAGGGGGTGGCCCCTTCGCTCAGAGCGAGAGAGGAAAGGGCATCGGCGAGCGGCTTTGGGACGAGTGCGGCGTGCTGGGCGCCGCGGTGCGATTGGATGGCCGGGCGAGGCCTGTCGGTGGGGAGCTCGATGGCGTGGGGGGCGTCGAGCAGTGCGAGCTTCCACCAGTCGATTTCAGCCTGGAGGACGTCACCGCGGAGCCAGTGTCGCTGCCAGGCGGCGAAGTCGGCGTATTGAATGGGAAGGGGAGGGAGCTGGGGTTGCTCGCCTTTTGCGAAGGCGAGGTACGCGAGGCTCAAGTCGCGAGCGAGGACGCCGGTGGACCAGCCGTCGGAGACGATATGGTGGAGGGTGAGAAGGAGGAGAGAGTCGGAGGAGTCGAGGCGCAGCAGGCAAGCGCGCAGGAGGGGTCCCCGTTGGAGATCGAAGGGAGCCTGAGCCTCGAGAAGAGCCAGCCTGTGGGCTTCGGCGAGGCGCTGCTCGGGAAGCAAGGAGGACAAGTCGATCCGGTGAAGAGTGGCCGCGGGAGCCTCGGCGAAATGCTGGTGCGGTTCGCCGGAAGGGGCGAGGAAGGTGGTGCGGAGGGCCTCGTGGCGGACCTGGAGAAAGTCGAGGCTGCGAGCGAGGGCATCGACGTCGAGCTGGCCGCGGACCCGCAGGGCCATGGGGACGTTGTAAAAGGGATTGCCCGGCTCGAGTTGGTCCAAAAACCAGAGTCGCTGTTGGGCAAAGGAGAGCGGCGGCGCCTCCGAGCGTGCGAGCGGGACGAGGGGAGGCACGTCGGGTCCGGTGCGCAGTGCACCCTCGACGGCTTTGGCGACGCCGCGGACGGAGGGATGCTCGAAGAAGGAGCGCACGGAGAGTTCGACGCCGCGCGCGGCGCGGAGCTTGGACAGGACGCGTGTGACCAAAAGGGAGTGGCCGCCGAGTTGGAAAAAGTCGTCGTTGACGCCGACGCGGGACACCCCGAGGACGTCCTCCCAAATGGAAGCGATCTGCTTCTCGAGTTCGGAGTCGGGGGGCGCGTACGGCAAGCGGCTTTCGCCGAATTCGGGATCCGGCAAAGCGCGCCTGTCGACTTTCCCGTTGGCGTTCAGGGGCAGCGACTTCAGAAAGACGAACGCCGATGGGACCATGTAGTCGGGCAGCTGATTGCGTACGAACGTCGGTAGTTCCCGCCCGAGGTCCCGCATCCTCGCCCCGGCGAGGGGCTGGTTGGCCCAGTCGCGCTCGGGGAGATCACCCGTCGCATCCGGCCACGCGACGTCGCCGAACGAACCTTGGTCCCGCCGCATCAAGAGCAGATCGAACGCGCCCGAAGCATCCTGCCGGATGCAACTGATTCGAACGTCGTACCCGAGCTCGGCGGCCCGCTCGCGCAGATCCTCCGGTTCGATCCCGTCCTCCCCGGAGTTCGCAAGGCGTGCATTCGGAACGTGTTCGAAAGCCAGCTGCAAAGGTTCTTCCTCCGCGAGCAAACCTCCGAGCCGTGCGAGATCCATCCGCTCCTTGCGCCAGTCGAGGACACGGGCGGTCAGGGCCGGCGTTGCCTTCGGACCGATGTGAATCGTCACGTCGTAGCGGAAACGCGACATCTCATTTGACTGCCGCCCCGTTTTGAGTTCGGCAAAGACGCCGGCGATGCCGGCTCCGCGGCGAGCCAACGCGGCGAAGAAGGCCGGCGCCACACACAACTCGTGCTCCGCCTCGACGCGCTGCCGGACGCGCTGTCGAATGAGCTCACGGCTCATCGTGCTCGGCGCAGAATGACGTTGAAGCTCCTCGTGGAAGG encodes:
- a CDS encoding amino acid adenylation domain-containing protein; translation: MDATIETSTVTQSADDANAAGQASEVEAESELRAFLRERLPDYMVPSAFVFLKSLPLNANGKVDRRALPDPEFGESRVPYLPPDSALEKLIASIWADVLGVSRVGVNDDFFQLGGHSLLVTRVLSKLRAARGVELSVRTFFEDPSVRGVAKAVECALRTGPDVPPLVPLARSEAPPLSFAQQRLWFLDQLEPGNPFYNIPMALRVRGQLDVDALARSLDFLQLRHEALRTTFLAPSGDPRQHFAEAPAATLHRIDLSSSAPEQRLAEAHRLALLEAQAPFDLQRGPLLRACLLRLDSSDALLLLTLHHIVSDGWSTGVLARDLSLAYLAFAKGEQPQLPPLPIQYADFAAWQRHWLRGDVLQAEIDWWKLALLDAPHAIELPTDRPRPAIQSHRGAQLAALVPKPLADALSALALSEGATPFMLLLAAFQLLLAKYSGQNDICVGSPISGRTHAETEGLVGFFVNTLVLRARILPSISFRSLLAQVRSSALSAYEHQHLPFEKLVEELHPSRDPSRTPIFQVAFALQNAPFDGLSLPGLRFEPLAPDNGTAKFDLTLNLAETLQGFEGSWEYNTDLFDETTVARMAGHFVVLLEALASRHALDAPVGSLSLLTSAERRQLAQWNRTEVAYPRGLVHRFFEEQVDRTPDAVALVVQEQIFTYAELDAQANQLAHYLRAQGVSSEARVGVCLERSADLVVSLLAILKAGGAYVPLDPAYPRERLEWMLEDARPAAVLTSEALRVRLPARQRVILLESLGDRSELPRTRPIVDLSLDNLAYVIFTSGSTGRPKGAMNTHRAVANRLWWMQDTFGLDATDVVLQKTPFGFDVSVWEFFWPLMTGARLVVAKPGGHQEPSYLVQRIAEDEITTVHFVPSMLRVFLEEPRLDACRSLRRIVCSGEALSVELQERCLSRLPWAQLHNLYGPTEAAVDVTAHACFASEGLRSVPIGRPIANTQIRIFDEHLRPVPVGVPGELYIAGVQVGRGYLDRPGLTADRFVPDPMPSSPLGGERLYRTGDLVRWLPNGAIEYLGRTDFQVKIRGFRIELGEIEAAIGRHPGVQSALVVDRPVGQDDKRLVAYVATKALPANHELDADEMDFEDLERSTFNETYAEPTASIDPTFDTSGWVSSFTRQPFSAEEMGEWVDATVTRILSHAPRRVLELGCGTGLLLYRIAPKVEAYVGTDISDVAIERIEQQLPEHGLRDRVTLHLQSADDLSDFSPGSFDAVVLNSVVQYFPSVEYLLRVLEKAAALVGPGGCIHVGDVRSLPLLETFHEELQRHSAPSTMSRELIRQRVRQRVEAEHELCVAPAFFAALARRGAGIAGVFAELKTGRQSNEMSRFRYDVTIHIGPKATPALTARVLDWRKERMDLARLGGLLAEEEPLQLAFEHVPNARLANSGEDGIEPEDLRERAAELGYDVRISCIRQDASGAFDLLLMRRDQGSFGDVAWPDATGDLPERDWANQPLAGARMRDLGRELPTFVRNQLPDYMVPSAFVFLKSLPLNANGKVDRRALPDPEFGESRLPYAPPDSELEKQIASIWEDVLGVSRVGVNDDFFQLGGHSLLVTRVLSKLRAARGVELSVRSFFEHPSVRGVAKAVEGALRTGPDVPPLVPLARSEAPPLSFAQQRLWFLDQLEPGNPFYNVPMALRVRGQLDVDALARSLDFLQVRHEALRTTFLAPSGEPHQHFAEAPAATLHRIDLSSLLPEQRLAEAHRLALLEAQAPFDLQRGPLLRACLLRLDSSDSLLLLTLHHIVSDGWSTGVLARDLSLAYLAFAKGEQPQLPPLPIQYADFAAWQRHWLRGDVLQAEIDWWKLALLDAPHAIELPTDRPRPAIQSHRGAQHAALVPKPLADALSSLALSEGATPFMLLLAAFQLLLAKYSGQSDICVGSPISGRTHTETEGLVGFFVNTLVLRARILPSISFRALLAQVRSSALSAYEHQHLPFEKLVEELHPSRDPSRTPIFQVMFVLQNTPPIEIRQTDLELTSLSLESSVAKFDLTLMIHESDRGLEANFEYATSLFDAATIERMAKHFQRLLESLTRAPDAPVVSITLLDDDERAHWLRSAHGAPLLDVPGHRTIVDWFEKGVAKHPEAPAVTFSPTTLSYAMLNARANQLAHRLRKLGVGLDVPVGLYLERSPAMVIAVLAVLKAGGAYVPLDAHHPEPRLAFMLEDTRAPVLLTQRKLVDKVASYAGTRIVLDAEDTFDESTANLAHPIPGAALAYVIYTSGSTGNPKGVMLSHGALLHYLAWSTERYDAGSGGAPVHSPLGFDLTVTSLFGPLLNGQRVVLLPESADVDELSSALATNEGFSLVKLTPAHLQALVEPLRTSPSASLARTFVVGGESLSTESLAFWRAHAPALRIINEYGPTEAAVGCCIYEVPAELPTSATVPIGEPTPNTQLFVLDARFEPVPTGVVGELFIGGPQLARGYLGRPDLTAEAFVPHPFGKGERLYRTRDLVRRRADGHLEFLGRLDHQIKLRGFRIELGEIEANLLALPGVKECAVLAREDRPGDKRLVAYVVGRDPMSRDDLRQALATRLPEYMIPSAFVFLDALPLTTNGKLHRKALPAPEVTARAAYEPPRSDHERALAEMWAEVLGIPRVGRDDDFFELGGHSLLVPRLVSKVRAAFSVDLPVRALFENPTVSTLARAIEQPQEAPLGPTLVRLVAGAPARRPLFFVHGAGGSASVYLHLARHLGGGTPFYGLNAPEPGTTLSATTIESMAEEYVRAIRGVQPRGPYVLGGWSLGGVMAFEMARQLEASGERVALLVLLDSFAPSGESHLAREDADEFELRAEFGTTLGIPWHELQASDMDQVERLYARFKQLIEAQHRYTPRASSIPTVLFAARATGEAVSVDRGWRRWLSDSLSVQAIEGDHTSLLKLPHVARLGQMLARCLSDVGD